The window ATAATGTATGATAGGATGGACGAAGAAGAGGAGGAGAAGAAGAAATAGATGAATATGGGTTGTTGAGTAGTTCATTTGCTTTCCGGCTCGCTTAGTGTTTGCTTTATCGCTACTGCGGCTCACAGAATTCTTCTCCGTCATGTACAGacgaatatacatatatatcgcCATATAGTATTATTTATATGAGTGGCACCACGTCTatttgtttcgttttattctttcttagttttttttttgttcttttcttttatttcgcCCGCAGGGGCAGTTTAAAAGtaaaacacactcacacatccACATCTCAGAGGAGGAAAGAGGAAACGTGTCGTTTTTGCTTGTTGCTTCCATTGTGGCAGCTCTTATCATAGAACATTTTTCTCATTTGGTTAATTGTTTGAGGAAGTTGTTCAGTCTGTTTGCCTCTGTCTTGTTGCTCTCTCCTAACTAGGCTCTCTTATCAAATGAGAAACGTCACTATCTATATCGAAAAAAACCcgtatatatacctatataaattggtgtttatataaatttactGATAACCCTGCTCTAACAGGCTCTGAGTCATAATGATAATCtctttattaaatattataaattttttatttcaaacaaAATCGATTGTCATATACCCTGCACTGCATTTAGATATGCTGAAactttttatgttgttgttttcctaACTAAAAAACATTCTTAAGTGTTATATATTTCTCAAAAGTCAAACAAAAAACGTCATAACTTATATTTTCAGCCTTAGTGcacaacatttttgtttgtttgtagcCTTGAAATACTGATTATACATAGAGTTCATTTAGGAATATagtaaaacaattttaaatataccatTTAAGAAGAGAGTATATACATTTTGTTCTGTTAATGAAATGTTTTTCATCTACCACAAATTGATTCAACTGTTTCAAGATAAAACAGCTGAACAAATTGCGAGTCAGAGTTTTCTCTCTACATGGCaacaatatattaaatttgggacagtgttaaatttaaaaatatcttaTGCCCTAGAcctcaaacaaaaaaaaaaaaatgaagaaaaaaaccaatgTTTTGTAACATTAACTAAAAGGCTACACTGAAGAAAACTCGTTAAGGAACGTTCTTAAATGGTGGTCGAAAAAATAGATTATACAATTTACAGAAAGTGTCATACATAGATTGGGCAGACTATATCTAATAGACAGATCGAAGGCTTATGCCGACAAAAAGGGATCAAATTTGATctatacaaatttaaaagaactCTGACATCCAGATTTTATTGTCTGTGGACGAGAAATTAAAGTAGTCTCTAGTAGACTTAATGGATGTCTCCCTATGAACTTTATATTGTATAAGTGACAAGACTTTTATTATGTGAGCCTAGTTGTCTTTTGAGTTTAGGCATTTTCTTTGGGCTTGTTAATGGATAATAACCAGAAGGTCAGGTCAATCGTTCTTGGGTTAGATATATTACATAGTTCAACGATGTTGaaaatatttggcactgactacataaaatttaataacttttgcttgaaaaaaaagttattgataaaattgACTGTATCTGACTTTAAGTGCAATTCCTATGGAAGGTATGTATATGATGAATATGGAATTTCATACCACAACTAAaaaacccaatcttcattcgttgaattcaatatatgaactgattttattttcatatacctatatatgtatagaggAGGCGACAACTGATCTttaaaaaatacttattgtaatgaCCCCCATGTTTTTTGGGATTGGAAAtggtttttactttttgctcGGCGTTGGCAACTTGACATCGTGCCGttgttttattgttaaatgtttttcacACAGTGTGAATGGTTTTAAGAAATACTTGACATATGATTCTTTAtgactttttttgttttatgtttttgtttcgttttgtatatttctttagtgtatctgatttggtgaagcgatttcagatgaacacgatgtttaaaattaaacatatgATTTATTCGTTTGGAACATGTACAATTAGCCAGATATAATTGGACCGATAACAACATAACGAGATTGTTAAAATTTATCATTGTTTCTTACCGATCTTAGCTATTTTAGGTATATGATTTGTATAGTGGTTTGAACCGGTTGAATATATAAATAGATTGATCCAATCTTCTACTTTTTAGGAATATTTTTTTCTGAGTTTCGTTCAAATTACCCGAGATAGAGCTATCTTTTGTGTCATTCGAGTAAAATATGTGACAGAATACGTGGTAATTAGTGACACCCCATTTATTTGATTGCGAtggaacaaaaaaataatacgaTCCGtgattttttaaatgattttatgACATACTCaatcatattaaaaatttgtgaaaaGTGAAGTCTAccatgaaatgaaattgaaacgCGTTCGGGGTAGAAGATAACTTCAAAACCCTTTTCCCCTTCCAGTCAGATCTGtacatttttctaaattttaaCAGTTTAGGGccttaaaattaaacaaaatattctttttaCAGGGTACAAAAACTTCAATAGACTTTTTGTTGGTCTTATTATTGAGTTGTATTTTAATAATggttaatttaaatatatttatggtCAGCTATATCTTTGCCATATAAAGCTACAGAGAATTGGCAATTCCACATAGCTACATATACATTTAAGTTCATACAATTTTGTTTACAACTtaattggttttgtttttgttgtggtaatatttataattgttttattgttgcaGGGCTACACATCTTTTTGGAATGATTGCATATCAAGTGGTTTGCGTGGCTGCATTCTCATTGAATTGGGTATCCGTGGTCGTGTTATGATTGAAAAATCGGGCATGCGACGACGCGGTTTATGTACCAGGTTGGTTTTTTCTCTCACTTTATGATTCATGACTTTTAAGACTAATGAGTTTTTTTGTTCCAGAAAATTAATATTGAAATCGGATCAGCAAACTGGCGATGTTCTATTGGATGAGGCATTAAAACACATTAAGGAAACAGATCCACCAGAGACGGTTCAAAGTTGGATTGAATATTTGAGTGGTACATTGAATAcacactttaatttttttttactaaatgattaatatttattttttttcttttataatcaGGCGAAACTTGGAATCCATTAAAATTACGCTATCAGCTAAAAAATGTACGTGAACGCTTGGCCAAAAATTTGGTAGAGAAAGGCGTACTCACAACGGAAAAGCAAAATTTCTTGCTCTTTGATATGACGACACATCCATTAAGCGATAATGTTGTCAAATGTCGATTGGTTAAAAAGGTAATTGAAAAAGACGATTGGTAAACGATTCATATTGGCCTAAACGAAGCTGTTAATCATACGAATAAATGATCTTTAACAGAATCACCAACTCGGAGAATCTCAGACTTTAAAGAAACTAAATTTGAGttgagagaaaaagagataaatctttatataatttgtattGAACTAATTTCCATGTCTATCGAACCTGTAAAATTGTTGACTTCTCATAGACAATCTCTGCATAGCATTTTGATTTCATCATCAAACGCTTAGTGTAAACATTTTAAAGATTTCTGAttgcaatttaaaatatttaaaatcgATAAGCTTGATTTTAGAACTCCCAGATTGATCTTCATTGCTTTTTTCTGGcccttttttaaaaaaaattagaatttTAAGAAGGAAAGTagtaattaaaatttgaagAACCATTTCAACTACGATTGctgtttaaaaatttctcaGCCTTCGTGATTTGTTTGTGACAAAATCGCGTAagtttaaaaatgaaaaataattttgggCTATTTGTTGTGTAGTTTAATgtaaaaaaatcacaaaactCTAAATGTGCCCCGGACCGATATGATGGCAAATCTGCGTCGATTGTACATTGTTTCATCAAAATCGGTTTAGAATTCAGGCTTATATTTTTGTCCCCAGttcgaaaaaaaacttttaagatAAACGCGTTTGAAGTTGAAAGTTTGGTTCAAAAGACgaagtatttaaaatttcaaaaaaaaaaaccttttcgGATTATAATCTTAATACTTCAAAGTATAATTTAAGCTGAAGAAAAAGaggaaaacaaatttttgtcaaCCAATAAGATGCCTTTAGGAATATTATTTGTTACTTGTTTAGGCTGCTAAGTTTGCACTTTAAGTTGATAAGGGCAAATTGATCAGTGATTAAGGTAAACACCTAACAAACGATTGATTGATTGTTACAAATCGGTTGAAAGCTTAGCAAtcttatattaattttgattgaaattCTTCAAAAATAAAGCTAATCAACTGAATCTATTGCAGATACAAGATTCCGTTTTATCCAAGTGGGTGAATGATCCACAACGAATGGACAAACGAATGCTGGCACTTATATTTTTGGCGCATGCCAGTGATGTCATTGAGAATGCCTTTGCGCCGCTTAACGATGATGACTATGAGGTGGCCATGAAACGTGTCAGAGAGTTGCTCGATCTCGATTTTGAAACGGAGGCGGCCAAGCCGAATGCTAATGAGATACTTTGGGCTGTATTTATGGCGTTTACAAAAtagatgatgatgttgatgtcgatgataatgatgacaCCTTCAACTGCTCCTCTTAAcagcacatatacacacacacacatacctaCACAAAGTACACTCCttcactcacatacacacaaacagatatacatacagagaaaaaaaaggaataaacccaaactgagggataaaaaaaatttactttttatttgctGTGAGTGAACCGAATTGGGCTTTAATAATCAGATATCCCCTCTCCTCTCCtcctaaaaacaaaaacaaaattatatatataaattatacatattatttCCTTCAGTTTCCAAATAATTTGTCTTAAGCATGTAGCAAAAGCAGCCATAAAACATATAgctacttatatatatatacatatatgtttgtgtATAGCTGCAAATCCTGTCAAACTATCAAAATTTTAGCTATAATAAGAACaactccaacaacaacaacatctcTATATTGTTTTAACATTTCTTATTGATTTTGCAAGTTTAttcatataataaaaaaaaaaaaaacaaagtgcTAGCTAATAGTTGAATTTTTTAACCAATCTAAGTTGTGTTCGAGagatacaaaacaaaacagaaaccgAAATCGAGAGTATTTGACTATTCagtaaaattctttaaaaataaaacaaaagagaaaagaataaTCGTTTAACCGTATGTGTACAACAAGCGGGGCCGACTGTGTCCctaattgtttttttgtaattataaaCCATAAATTAATTGTAAGAGTTAAcagaaaagagagaaaaaaaaaaacgaaaaatctAAGCATAAATGATAAAAACTCTGATTAAAGTCTGTGTATTGAGTGCAATATGATTTATGTCAAATATCCTAAACTCTGATTATAAACTATATATTCCAATTTATCAGTAATATTATTGTGATCCCCTGTAAATCAGTTAATTCTTTGGCACACACAACACCTCAACAATATACACATAAAAacacacgaacacacacatacacacgacCCGCACCCAACacagacagaaaaaaaataaaatcaataaacaacaTTCAAAAACTTAGGCAAtgtgtttttaaaaaataaaattgttattaaatttCGGGAACATTgaaatgaagaaaaacaaaaaatataagaattaAAAGAAACCTTTTTCTAAATGCTTAAGAAGAGtcaaatgagaaaaaaaaaatttatgtaaatgtaAAATGTGCACGTCAAATAATATTAATTCTTAGATATTTAAAGGcctaataaaatataaatacattatacaaatacatatatatatatatacattatgcTACTGATTGATTTACTACATCTCTGAGCCATGAAAGAAACTCAAGATCGAAGGTTTTGTAAGATTTCAGACTAAACATATAAAGAAGAATgcgaaaagatgaaaaaaactAAGTACATTTGGACAAAAGGTCTGctgtttttttaatattctttATAACATCTTCAACAATATATTTAGATGTTCTGGTTATGGAACTGCCAGCTTTTCATAATTTCCGCAGTTTTCCTAGAGAATGGTAAAAGACATATGTTTTAGgcataaaaactaaaaataaataaaaaataccaAATGTGTCACATGTTGTTTATGATATTCCAGACTATGCCGCCAAAATTATGGATTGAAATTGACAACTTTTCATATGTTGAACCCAAGTAATACGtttttacatatatgcaatgaataaatatatttttaatatttttcatagatttttattttcactttcatgttcaatttatttttttttttgttgttttgcacagttttgtttggttttttttatattctataTAGTAGGGTAGTTGGATAGGGACAGGGGCAATATACCATAGAAGTAGAATAATTCTCACACGAAACATTTAtgttatatataatatattataataatcatttgaattacacaaaaaataaaatagaaaagcAGGGCGCAACGCACAAAAATAATTgttataagtatgtatattgttgaaaattgtttgcaaCTATAGGAAAATTTCAAAcatatttctaatttatagttttaaaattaCTTTGATTTGGAATCTGAATGTGAAACTAAAATTTTATCTAAATTGCCATTGGATTTGCTTGGTTTCTTTTTACAATTTTCCCATTTTCATTAGAGTTCTagaacatatatatatgtacgtatgtatatataaatattgaaaatcaaagataatgcaaaataaagaaaaatttttttttgtttttttttttaataaaattaatggaAGATTTGATACGCTTGAAAAATGATagcaaattatttatatgtttatgtatgcTTCtctgtaaatatataaatgaaagTTCTCTTCGTTCAGATTAAACCATCATTTCCCCAGGCGATTGGAGCGCATGGCAGCCATGCGACGCATACGTGCCCGATTCTGAGAGTAGCTATTAGCCCAGCGCTGCTCTTCGTAGGCACCGCTTGAGGCTGATGGTAACTTGTATGTGCAGCTGCCTACGTGCTAACTTAAAAGATCTTTGATTTCCTTGTGCATGTGACATAGGAAATCCACATAGCTGGCTGAACCATCTGTACCGCGATCCTCAATAAGGAAATGCCGGAAAACGCTTTCCAATTTATCGTTCTGACGAACACAGGTGACCTGCgacaaagaaataaataaattagttcAAATCAAAAGGAACATTAACCACCGAATAAGACTTACTCTCATGTATCGCGTACGCTCATTCATAATCTTGTTCAGTATGTCGTTGATACGACGAGCCAATGGTGTATCTGCCGTAATGGCAAATCGTTCAGCATTCACCTGCTGTGTACTTTGAACTCCAAATAATGCCTGAACAATGTTTGGCGATAGAGATTGACCCAGCCAGATAAACAAATGCACACCATTCTCAAGTATGTATGCGCCATCCTCGGTAATTTTCTCATGGGAACATCTTACTGGTGTTGGTAGCTCTGTCTCCTCTGGTTCTACCGTATGTATCGGAATGAATCTTGGATAGAAATAGTTGACTGACATATTCAGGTCCATGGATAGAACGAATTGAATGACATAAGAGCGATCATCTAGGGTCATGTCTGAACCGCCCGAAATGGCATCATTCTTGAGAAGACACGAAGCGTACAGTGGCAACAATTTGAGGCATTCGGGCAGTATAAGCTGACCAGCCGATGTCGGAGATGTGCAGTGTTTGCGATAACAGGCCAAAATCTGTGCCGAACGATGTATCAAATTATCCTTAACCTGTTTGGGTGAATGCTCCATTAGCTTGAAGCAGGCCTGTTTGGCAAAGAACAGCATCATGGCATCCAGATCGCAACTCTTGAACACATCCGCTATAATGGTCGTTACACGCAATGCCAGATTAAGAACCCGCAGACGTCGCTGGCCACTGCATGAGGTATAGAGCAAAGCCACTTGAATATAGACATTCTCCTCCGGGGGTAATTTATCATCGTGTTTGATCTCAATGCTCACCGATTTAGTGGCATCTGTTGAAGGAGAGAGTACATGAAACAAAGAACATGCTGAATCAGGCGTATATATAACTTACCAATACTAGCCAATTCCACGTCTGTGGTATTTGACATATAGAAGTGTCCAAAGAATTCTGTTGGCCTAATGCCCGCTGAGGTTCTTACTCTCATTACGGCATCAAAAGCAATGGGACGCGAAACATTCTTAATAATATCCTCAATCAGACGTTTGCCATCAAGCTCTGCTTGGAAATAAGTATACTTGTACACTTCACCGCCAGTTAGACGCGACACTTGGCCAATTGTTGCAATATCGATGTAAgcattattaaacaaaaacaaatccaCAGAGCAACCCTGTTGGACACACTCCTGGCCAAGTTGATTGTACACAGTCGTCTGGGGTGTTAGGACAGTCTTTTCTTTATCTGTGCCCAGCAATTTACGATCATCGCGATTCTTTAGTTTGCCAGGAGCCTCTGCGATAGGCAATGTCGAATTAAAGACCAGCAATTTGCCCGATGCATTTGATGCTTTCAAGGCCTCCAGACCAGCCTGTATAGCCGGATAGAGAATCGTTTCCGTCTCCTTGGTGTCCACAAACATACGCGGTATTTCCTCCATCAGTGCATCAATGACAGCTGCCGATTCTTCAGGATGACAAAGGAAACCATCCAGCAGAGGCATAAACATTTCCTGAACATCGCCCACAACCATCATTTGAGGTTGGGCCAAATTGCTCTTAATGTTAAAGAAATGGACGGTGCTATTATAGGTAATGAAACCGACGCGAACTTTTGATTTATCCTGACCCTGATCAATGGGCAGATTCTTGAGTATGTTCTTAATTTGCGAGCAAAGTAAATGCACCAGACCAGACTTGACCGTGTTGTAAGAGACATCGATGACAAAAATAAAGGCGGGCACTTCGGGTGGCGAATTAttctaaaaagaaaatgattttgatttgattaaatttcaCTACTCAGTGGATATTGAACTCATTTTACCCACCCGACAATAGTCTTTTGTAGCCAAAAATTCATATGTTCCCAAGAGTAGTTCAGGTCGTTCGTGTTTATCCACTCTTTGGCCAGTATGATCCAAATGCTGATAGTAATCGGGATGCACCTCGGTAGTCACTTTGCACATGAGACACTGGAATCTTCTGCCAGCATCCACAAATTGCATATTGGGGGACATGTAGGCTTTGCAGCGATTACAACGGATTGGTCCCATGTCACCAAAATTAACAATTGGTGGCTCCAATTCGCCCTCGTTTACCCGGGCATATGGGGAAATGTTCAGAGTCAGTGGAAGAGCTGTGGTCTTTAATAGATCCCCCGTATTGGGTATGCAATAGAGCGAGGAACGTAGAAAACGTGGCGATGAGTTGCCCTGATCGTGAACTACGAATTTCGTGGTGACCAATGGCGGCAGAAGGCCAGGCTGATTGGTCACAAAAGGACCACCGGCCAAACGTTGATTCTCAATCATCACTTGTATGGGATTTGGCATTTGATCGGGATCGAGACgacgttgctgttgctgttggtacATGCCTCCAGGCATTGGAGGTTGCTGCAAAATGTTGGAAaagaaatattgaaagaaataATGACGCATTGGCATAGAATATCAAACTTACATTAAAGCCAGGTCGGCCTTGCTGCCCCGGATAGCCACCCGGTTGTGGCTGTGGTGGAAATCCTCCAGGCTGTTGTCCCGGCTGTGGTGGATAACCCGGTTGTGGCGGGTAGCCTGGCGCCTGAGGCTGTTGGCCTGGCTGCGGTGGATATCCTGGCGCCGGTGGCTGACCCGGCTGTGGCGGGTAACCCGGTTGAGGAGCTCCAAATTGTGGTGGCACAGCCGGCTGTTGTCCTGGCAATGGCGGTGGTGCCCCAGTGTAAGCAGTCGGAGCCTGACCTGGATAGCTTCCTGGAAAACCAGGTTGTTGGTTGGCTCCAAAAGGAGCTCCTGGCTGAGGTTGTGGTGGCAGCCCAGGTTGCGTGAAGGTGGGCGGCGGAGCTGCTCCGGGTGGCAGAAGAGGTTGGCCCGGTCTAGAGTTAGGCACACCAAATGCGGGAGGAGGCATCTGTGCTCCTGTGACACTTGGTGGCGCTGCTGATGATGTTGGTGGCGCAAACGATGTTGGTGGCCCTGCTCCTAGTCCTGATGGCACGGCCGACTTTGCAGGAGGCATATGCGGTAAACCCGCCAAATTGGCGCTATTCACACTCATCTGATTAACCCCACTGGGCACACTTTGAGGCGTCAGAGTGCGTGTTGGTGGCTGCTGGACAGCTGCTGACGATGTGGGTGGAAATGGTGCACCAATTGTTTGTCCATTCGCATAGCCTCCAGATGTGGGTGGTAGTCCTGGCTGTGGTCCAActggaggagcagcagcgGTAGGTGGTGCCCCAGGAAatgcattattattgttaaaagCCGCCGGCGGCAATGGCGCTCCTTGGCTAGTAGGTGGTAAGCCACCCGGTGGAAATACTCCTGGTTGCTGTGCGGGCTTCAATGGATGACCTCccactcctcctcctccacccaCACTCAAACCGCTCATTGACGTGGCCAGCTACAAGACGAaatgagagagacagagagatcAATTTTAATTACTTATTCTTATCTACTAAACGAATGGCGCTCAGCATCCAACATTAAACATGGGGTAAACATACGAACTGACCTATTTAGTTCTTTCTTGACTTGTGAATGAATGTTGAAAGGCTTATCAAGTTATGGGGGATCAAAGGGATTCATAGGGATTTTGGCGGGCATCAATTTGATAACACAACATTAACTATTATCAGCTGCTCTCTCTTTTGGTGATGACAGAAAGTCTAATTAGACGAAAATTTCTTTACCTGCTGTTGATAGTTGCCATTGAGGTAAGTTTGCTGAGGAATTGGAGCCGACGATGtggctggtggtggtggtgctccATACTGTTgcggctgttgttgttgttgcggttGTTGAGGTGGCCAACCCGTTGCTGGCCCCGGCCCTCCTGCACCCAGAGGCGGCGGTGGAGCTGCTGcatattgctgttgttgtgatGACGGCGGcaactgctgctgcggctgttgttgttggtattggGTAGGCGGAGGCCCATAAACGTTCGGATTCATTATTATTGTATGCGCTCCTtgtaacaaaaaaagaaaagctcAAACAACTTTCACACtaatcacaacaacaacaaaaacaccaAACACGACGACAAGGCAAGACCGTTTTTCCCAGCTTCAGCTCAAAGTTCCACACACAACACGGTGGAGAATTTCACTATTTTTCGGCCTTCTATGGGcttaatttcaattaactgAATATCTCAATGACCGCTGGCAAACGTATTAATTAAACTTTTCCTTGCTAAAGGCACAAGAAATGCagtttaaaactaaaataaagcCCAACAAACCCCAAGCAAAAACGAACTTCCACGTCAGTTCCCTAATtcgatttttcttttagttttcgTTTTGCTTAGCGATTTGACAGTTTGCCACGTAAAGTTTATCGTTATCGCTTTGTGCTGCCTAGCGTTTAGCAACACTGCACCACGATAACTGATTGCAAAACCAGCTGTGTGGGTGTCGATGGCGggattttgaaattaaattaaaaacccATACAGCGTTTAGagatttatttgatttattaaaaaaattagtatgtatattaaaagaaaattcctcTTCTCGATATTGCATGCATCAAGGGTTCGGATAATTCTTTAAAGATTCCTGACGATTGCTCAGCGTCTTTTGTGCAAGTATCATCTGAATATACGACCGTTGGACGCAATCCCTTGTTAAAACGCAGGCCTGTAAATCGTTCAATTTCTTCGATTTGCGCTAAACAACTGCTCAGATTGCCGAATAATTTATTGCTATTCTCAATCATATAACATTCCATATAGGGACCGCAGCCTTCGACTTGTGACTCTATGATCAGTACTTTAAAATAATGCGATGGCACTGGGTAAGGTCTCCAATCGAGGACCTCATATTCCATAGACCATTCGTGATCCCGACACGATGGTGTATAAACAGGGCCCGTATAAGCATAGACAGAGCCATATTGTTCTGTCAATGTGGACACATATTGCTCTAGATCATGCCAGATTTTTCGCTTGAAAGCCTTACATATTCTAGTTGAAGCACAACTCAAAACATACACATCATTGAATCGTAGATGGAGTGTCTCGTCACCATCATCGTCTgaacttaattttttataatttcctCGCAAATGTTCACATACCCAATTCGGACTATTCAGGgcaaaattttgtgaaacaATATAGTCCTTGTGGACGTATAGATTCTCTGAGCTGGGAAGTCCATATTTAACAAGATCCAGTAGGTCAATGGTGTTCGGAGTTTCAGTCTTCATCATAAACAAGGCGCTAAACATATCAAAGAGGGGTGAAACCAAACACTCGCGGATCTTGTCTGACAGGCTATTCGGTTGCTTCCACAAACGATTTTCATGATCAGTCGGAAATGTGGAAAACTGTAAGTATTGTAATAATTAACAATCGAAACAACCATCAGATTTATCACTCACCATCGGATAAAGTTTATGTCGAAAATTGTAGATATGCGGATCCCTTTTAATGGCACCAAATAAATGCCTGATAGATGCCTCTTGCTGGAAATAGGCTCCACATACGAAACCTGTCAGTCCGGCTAGAGCATATAAGGCACAATTTTGGGCTCGAGATTCATTGAATGACATACTTAACTTTTAATTTAGCTTTCTATTTGGGATTTTCGCTTTTGcataatacaaaatatttcaaactttttttttacaaattgtcaATATGTTTTTCTGAAACGATACGGCTGACCTACTGAAATGTCAACCGAAATCTCGAAAAACTTGCGATTCGCTTGGATAATTACTACCGAAGATTGCGCTTCTTCTCAGACCATCGAAGAATTTCAGTCCTGCATAGTGTTCAATTTCTCGTATATCACAAAGAAAGGATCTTAGTGGCAAATTATCAGGTATTGTAGCGTTTGGAAGTACATAACCCTCCATATAGGGTTTTCCTAATGGCACTTTTGATTCGACCATAATGACTTTAAAAAAGTGTGTGGGAACAGCCACTAAATTAGGTCCGATCATCTCATACTCCACACTCAATTTGCCATCACATCTCTGCTTGGGCTTATACAATGGTCCTGTGCAGACATAAACCGATCCATATCGCAATGTTAGATCTCGAACATAAATTTCCAAATTATTCCAAGCACCGCTATTGAAACCCTTGCCTATCTGTGGAGCTATATTGGTCAGATAGAATGTCTCATTGCAATGAGTCTGATGGCTATGATGATTTCCAGCTGCTGCTAAGTGACCACGATTGAATCCAGATCGTCGATAATCCGCCAGACTTGAACGAAAATTCGATGGTACACTCAAATCTGGTTGGAAACTGGCATGTGCTCGACCCACATGTGTCGTTGTCGATAGATCTTTCTTTTGCAAATGCTCGCAAACCCAATGAGCCACACGATTGCGTCGATCGTAGGAGAGGACAAAGTCACTATAGAGTCGTATGTCATCT is drawn from Drosophila willistoni isolate 14030-0811.24 chromosome 2R unlocalized genomic scaffold, UCI_dwil_1.1 Seg167, whole genome shotgun sequence and contains these coding sequences:
- the LOC6641890 gene encoding endonuclease G, mitochondrial, with amino-acid sequence MKLRWHLLGLGILLGLGTAGFSFAAGIYYQHEHATQRLQQLIQQNPYAYYIRSKIYKVFAFFKTPDDEENANHRLGRIMKYGFPGLDDIRLYSDFVLSYDRRNRVAHWVCEHLQKKDLSTTTHVGRAHASFQPDLSVPSNFRSSLADYRRSGFNRGHLAAAGNHHSHQTHCNETFYLTNIAPQIGKGFNSGAWNNLEIYVRDLTLRYGSVYVCTGPLYKPKQRCDGKLSVEYEMIGPNLVAVPTHFFKVIMVESKVPLGKPYMEGYVLPNATIPDNLPLRSFLCDIREIEHYAGLKFFDGLRRSAIFGSNYPSESQVFRDFG